The Blautia hydrogenotrophica DSM 10507 genome window below encodes:
- a CDS encoding DUF4367 domain-containing protein: MSEKFSKKEQQKEKLLPDYLEEAKKIEEELDSMEDPWADDDEIEEKMRLRIYQGILEEQEKRRKKVSWVHRAGKYVAMVAITVIAIFSVSMTSQANRQRFLRSVSYMIGKDEVIEISNTDNLDEDGMEEEQAMAEIEEKLGCNCPVFMYKPKEFSFSGYTIYQKAGMALVDFNYNEEVLLLYISKGEDEFVSNIFHQGEIKERFNINVDQIQIEVTKREDEGDKNPAFVGHWIYNNCYYDISGKMEKEEFLKLLKNIRF, encoded by the coding sequence ATGAGTGAAAAATTCAGCAAGAAGGAACAGCAAAAAGAAAAGCTTCTACCGGACTACCTGGAAGAGGCAAAAAAAATTGAAGAAGAGTTGGATTCAATGGAAGATCCCTGGGCTGATGACGATGAGATAGAGGAAAAAATGCGTCTGAGAATCTACCAGGGAATTTTAGAAGAGCAGGAGAAGAGAAGGAAGAAAGTCTCCTGGGTACATAGAGCGGGGAAATATGTGGCGATGGTAGCGATTACAGTGATCGCTATTTTTAGTGTGAGTATGACCAGTCAAGCTAATAGACAGAGATTTCTTAGAAGTGTTAGCTATATGATTGGGAAAGATGAAGTAATTGAAATCAGTAATACAGATAATTTAGACGAAGACGGTATGGAAGAAGAACAAGCAATGGCTGAGATTGAAGAGAAATTGGGATGTAATTGTCCTGTATTTATGTATAAACCTAAAGAGTTTTCATTTTCGGGATATACAATATATCAAAAAGCAGGCATGGCTTTAGTAGATTTTAATTATAATGAAGAGGTTTTGCTTCTTTACATTTCTAAAGGTGAAGATGAATTTGTTAGTAATATTTTTCATCAGGGTGAAATTAAAGAACGATTTAATATTAATGTAGACCAGATACAGATAGAAGTGACTAAAAGAGAGGATGAAGGAGATAAAAATCCTGCTTTTGTAGGTCATTGGATTTATAATAATTGTTATTATGATATAAGTGGGAAGATGGAAAAAGAGGAATTTTTAAAACTTTTAAAAAATATTCGTTTTTAA
- a CDS encoding DUF6147 family protein, with amino-acid sequence MKRKILMKFSVISLVALCMVGSFSLCLVNASSLQNDSSNVREDITDEETTENSSTDTNRPKTRSNHLNFGTVRITKVANNQCNLVGVVQAYHNCDMLYLDLYLEQKSNGEYSTYKTWKFTSANAALLTKEINVLVPKNHYYRLVGYHAAKEGGIKESTTTQTKGVWIGD; translated from the coding sequence ATGAAACGAAAGATTCTAATGAAGTTTAGTGTCATTAGTCTCGTTGCTTTATGTATGGTTGGATCGTTTTCTTTATGTTTGGTAAATGCAAGCAGTTTACAAAATGATTCTTCAAATGTTAGAGAAGATATAACTGATGAAGAAACTACTGAAAATAGTTCTACTGACACAAACAGACCTAAAACGAGATCTAATCATTTGAATTTTGGAACTGTGAGAATCACAAAAGTCGCAAACAATCAATGTAATTTGGTGGGTGTTGTTCAGGCTTATCATAATTGTGATATGTTATATTTAGACTTATATTTAGAGCAAAAGAGTAATGGAGAATATAGCACTTATAAAACGTGGAAGTTTACTTCAGCTAATGCTGCTCTTTTGACAAAAGAAATTAATGTACTTGTTCCTAAAAATCATTATTATAGATTAGTGGGTTACCATGCAGCAAAAGAAGGTGGCATAAAAGAGTCAACAACAACTCAGACCAAGGGTGTCTGGATTGGTGATTGA
- a CDS encoding MBL fold metallo-hydrolase RNA specificity domain-containing protein has protein sequence MKITFIGATHEVTGSCYYLEAAGKKFLVDCGMEQGPDYYENVEIPVNLGEVDFLLLTHAHIDHSGNIPAIYAKGFQGPVYATEATCDLCDIMLRDSAHIQMFEAEWRNRKGRRSGKPEFVPAYTMEDAMGVLKNFVGCEYGKIIHLSEGIRVRFIDAGHLMGSASIEIWLKEDGKEEKIVFSGDIGNTEQPLIKDPTYLEEADYVVMESTYGDRNHGERPDYVKSLAEIIQRTFDRGGNVVIPSFAVGRTQEMLYFIRQIKEDRLVQGHENFPVYVDSPLANEATTIFAEHYLDCYDEEATELIQRGINPIGFSGLKVSITSDDSKGINFDESCKVIISASGMCDAGRIKHHLKHNLWNPKSTILFVGYQAVGTLGRALVEGASEVKLFGEEIQVNAQICVLPGISGHADNEGLMKWASSFRQKPKKVFVTHGEDKVTELFAQRLREELGYDTMAPFSGTVYDLANNVCEYQAAGIQKKKEQAHQGGSSVFQRLLGLGQRLLTVIRRNEGVANKDLEKFAREVQSLCDKWDR, from the coding sequence ATGAAAATAACATTTATCGGCGCCACCCATGAAGTGACAGGGAGCTGTTACTATTTGGAAGCAGCGGGGAAAAAGTTTTTGGTGGACTGTGGTATGGAGCAGGGGCCAGATTATTATGAGAATGTGGAGATTCCGGTAAATCTTGGAGAGGTAGATTTTCTGTTGCTGACCCATGCTCATATAGACCATTCTGGAAATATACCGGCGATTTACGCAAAAGGTTTTCAAGGACCTGTCTATGCCACGGAGGCGACCTGCGATCTGTGTGACATTATGCTCCGAGACAGTGCCCATATACAAATGTTTGAGGCAGAATGGAGAAACCGTAAGGGACGCCGAAGCGGAAAACCAGAATTTGTACCGGCCTATACTATGGAAGACGCTATGGGAGTTCTGAAAAATTTTGTAGGCTGTGAGTATGGTAAGATCATCCATCTCTCCGAGGGAATCAGAGTCCGATTTATCGACGCAGGACATTTGATGGGGTCAGCCAGTATCGAGATTTGGCTAAAAGAGGACGGGAAAGAAGAGAAAATTGTATTTTCAGGAGACATTGGAAATACAGAACAACCATTGATTAAAGACCCTACTTATCTGGAAGAAGCAGACTATGTGGTAATGGAATCTACCTATGGAGACCGAAATCACGGGGAACGTCCAGACTATGTGAAGTCATTGGCAGAGATTATTCAGAGGACCTTTGATCGGGGCGGCAATGTGGTGATTCCATCCTTTGCAGTGGGAAGAACCCAGGAGATGCTTTATTTTATCCGGCAGATCAAGGAAGACCGCTTAGTCCAGGGACATGAGAATTTTCCAGTCTATGTGGATAGTCCTTTGGCAAATGAGGCTACGACCATATTTGCAGAGCATTATCTGGATTGTTATGACGAGGAAGCCACAGAATTGATTCAAAGAGGAATCAATCCGATTGGATTTTCTGGTCTTAAAGTATCTATAACCAGTGACGATTCAAAAGGGATTAATTTCGATGAGAGCTGTAAAGTTATCATCTCAGCCAGTGGAATGTGTGACGCAGGAAGAATCAAGCATCACTTAAAGCATAATTTGTGGAACCCTAAGTCTACAATTTTGTTTGTGGGCTATCAGGCAGTGGGAACCCTAGGAAGAGCGCTCGTGGAAGGCGCTTCTGAGGTGAAACTATTCGGAGAGGAGATTCAGGTGAACGCTCAGATTTGTGTGTTGCCAGGCATTAGCGGACATGCGGACAACGAAGGTTTGATGAAATGGGCGTCATCGTTCCGGCAAAAACCTAAGAAAGTCTTTGTGACACATGGGGAAGATAAGGTGACAGAATTGTTTGCCCAAAGGCTGCGAGAAGAGCTAGGATATGACACTATGGCTCCGTTTAGTGGAACAGTTTATGATTTGGCCAATAATGTCTGCGAGTACCAGGCGGCTGGAATTCAGAAGAAGAAAGAGCAGGCCCATCAAGGCGGTTCGTCAGTATTTCAGAGATTGCTGGGACTTGGACAACGGTTGCTCACAGTTATACGCAGGAACGAAGGTGTGGCGAACAAAGATCTGGAGAAATTTGCTCGGGAAGTACAGTCTCTGTGTGATAAGTGGGATCGATAA